The proteins below are encoded in one region of Ostrea edulis chromosome 3, xbOstEdul1.1, whole genome shotgun sequence:
- the LOC125675220 gene encoding arrestin domain-containing protein 17-like — MELEKFQIIFNNPSSIYNAGDTVYGYGWAVFKEPIHVQTVCMEAIGEAKVEWMTSSDIQASDEEVFNYTTVLPIKGEDKETQGATLHEGSHYFPFEFTLPLNLPSSFKGKHGRLRYFVRMTICTSGGPHPSRTSKFGVQGSLDLTAEPNATLSVENDTFEPLGSLCCISGTVTAKLHLEKKGYTVKESVPVCAEIKNLSSRRISATSVSLIQNVTYYSYRGRFSETTKLVTIHKGGVGPRGKQTWQKELLSIPTTPPSHLHGCKIIDIQYCIELAIKPSGFGKKVKIPVDIIIGTVPTAKPQSQKTSYHPLPSIVKDDVIPFPFFELGSSPSQHMLPTAPPWEEDEDIP, encoded by the exons ATGGAGCTGGAGAAGTTTCAGATCATCTTTAACAACCCATCTTCCATATACAATGCCGGTGACACAGTTTATGGGTATGGTTGGGCAGTCTTCAAAGAACCCATACATGTACAGA CTGTGTGCATGGAGGCTATTGGGGAAGCCAAGGTGGAGTGGATGACATCCAGTGACATTCAAGCATCAGATGAAGAGGTGTTCAACTACACCACAGTCCTCCCCATTAAAG GAGAAGACAAGGAGACACAGGGTGCTACGTTGCATGAAGGTTCGCACTACTTTCCATTCGAGTTCACGCTACCATTAAATCTTCCATCGTCTTTCAAGGGTAAACATGGCCGCTTGCGGTATTTTGTTAGGATGACCATTTGTACCTCTGGTGGGCCTCATCCGTCACGGACGAGTAAATTTGGAGTTCAAGGGTCACTTGATCTAACAGCAGAGCCAAATGCTACG CTGTCCGTGGAAAACGACACGTTTGAACCCCTGGGGTCATTGTGCTGTATATCTGGAACAGTGACGGCCAAGCTCCACCTAGAGAAAAAAGGCTACACAGTCAAAGAGTCCGTTCCAGTGTGTGCCGAAATCAAAAACCTCAGTAGTCGCAGGATTAGCGCAACCTCGGTGTCATTAATACAg aaCGTAACCTACTACTCGTACAGAGGGCGATTTTCTGAGACCACGAAACTCGTGACAATACATAAAGGAGGGGTGGGGCCACGGGGGAAACAGACCTGGCAAAAAGAGTTACTGAGTATCCCAACCACCCCTCCCTCTCACCTCCACGGCTGTAAAATCATAGATATACAGTACTGTATCGAG CTGGCCATCAAGCCCTCCGGCTTTGGTAAGAAGGTGAAAATCCCGGTGGACATCATTATTGGCACGGTTCCCACAGCTAAGCCACAGTCCCAGAAAACTTCCTATCACCCTCTCCCGTCCATTGTCAAAGACGACGTGATTCCGTTCCCGTTCTTCGAGCTCGGGAGCAGTCCTAGTCAACACATGCTTCCTACAGCTCCTCCATGGGAAGAGGATGAGGACATTCCATGA
- the LOC125675221 gene encoding perlucin-like protein gives MCEKVLLIFALVVFPGVVWSQGCPNHWLHHGFSCYLFIKDVPEDFIEAGSFCQRRGSKLVEIESVDENAFLRSHIVGTHPQEGYWIGLSDIVSEGEWVWTSTQAKASYNDWTPNQPDNYQSHQDCAMFFASDNFHWNDHFCTVKAGFICEMEVGEPIDIVG, from the exons ATGTGTGAGAAAGTCCTTCTAATTTTTGCCCTTGTGGTTTTTCCAGGAG TTGTATGGTCACAGGGCTGTCCTAATCATTGGTTACACCATGGGTTTTCTTGTtatctattcataaaagatGTTCCGGAGGACTTCATCGAAGCTGGG TCATTCTGTCAAAGGCGAGGTTCAAAGTTGGTGGAAATTGAGTCGGTTGATGAAAATGCTTTCCTTCGTTCACACATCGTAGGAACCCATCCACAAG AGGGTTACTGGATAGGGCTGTCGGACATCGTCTCTGAGGGAGAATGGGTTTGGACATCCACTCAGGCCAAGGCGTCATACAACGACTGGACACCAAACCAGCCGGACAATTACCAAAGTCACCAAGACTGTGCCATGTTCTTCGCATCCGATAATTTCCATTGGAATGACCACTTCTGTACAGTCAAGGCAGGATTTATCTGCGAAATGGA GGTAGGTGAACCAATTGATATTGTGGGCTAG